A region from the Pelobates fuscus isolate aPelFus1 chromosome 1, aPelFus1.pri, whole genome shotgun sequence genome encodes:
- the MPC2 gene encoding mitochondrial pyruvate carrier 2: MAAAVGFRASYHRALNRVELMLPPKLRPFYNHPAGPKTVFFWAPIMKWGLVIAGLADMTRPAEKLSTAQSAVLMATGLIWSRYSLVIIPKNWSLFAVNFFVGCAGGSQLLRIWRYNQELKANGIVQQTSEP; this comes from the exons ATGGCGGCGGCTGTTGGATTTAGGGCTTCCTATCACCGGGCTTTGAACCGGGTAGAGCTGATGTTACCGCCCAAGCTGAGACCGTTCTACAATCACCCGGCAG GACCCAAAACAGTATTTTTCTGGGCACCTATAATGAAATGG GGGTTGGTGATTGCAGGGTTAGCTGACATGACAAGACCAGCAGAAAAACTGAGTACAGCTCAGTCTGCAGTACTAATGGCCACTG GGCTTATATGGTCACGTTACTCACTTGTGATCATCCCTAAAAACTGGTCTCTATTCGCAGTGAACTTTTTTGTTGGTTGTGCAGGGGGCTCACAGCTACTTAGAATATGGAG GTACAATCAAGAGCTAAAGGCAAATGGAATTGTGCAACAGACCTCTGAACCTTAg